The sequence CGGCGCCGATCACCCGACGCTGATCGGGGCCGCGCAGGCCGCCTCGACCGGTCTGATCGGTGCGATGGACGGCGGCGGCGCCGAGGCGATCGCCTCGCGCGGAGAGGCCGCGGACGAGGAGACGATGCTGGACCGCGCCGCGATGGAGTCCGGCACGGACTGAGACCGGTCAGCGGTCCTCCGCACCCGGGCAGGGGCCCCGGCGGTCGTGTACCGCCGGGGCCCCTGCCGTCGCCGATCCGCGACCGCGAGCCCCGACCTCGGTGTCACGACGGCGCGTGCACGCCTCGTAGAGTCACGGGGATGACATCACACGACACTCCCGACTCCGGCCTGCCGATGCTGACTTCCGCGCAGGCCTCGCATCTGCGCGCACTCGCAGCCCCGTACGCCCAGGACGGGCACCACCACTCCCTGCACGATCTCGCGCACATGTGCCGCAAGGTGCCCGAGGAACAATGGCCCGGCCTGGTCGCCGCGCACTTCGCCCGCCTGCGACAGGCGAGCAAGGGTGGCGAGAGCGCGGAGGAACTGCTGCGGGATGTCCATGCCCGGCTGCTGCCCGTCGAGTCGCTCACCCCCGAACTCGCCAACGCCCTGCGCTACGCGCGCGTGGTGGCCGACGGACTCGTCTTCGCCTACGCCCTCGACGCGCCCACCAGCGTGCGGATCCTCACCGACGACGACGTGGAGCGCGCCGGGATCGAGGAGCTGGGGCGGGCCGCCTACGCGAACCTGATGCGCGTACCCGTGCAGCACGACGAAGTGGTCGTCGAGGAGGGGGCGATGCTGCACTCCCTGTACGGAGACTCCCCGTTCGTCGCGGGCAAGGCGCTGTTCCTGTCCGAAGCGGCCCGGCAGGCCGTCGGCGAGCCGCTCCCGGACGCCGGTGCCCTCGTCGTCGTGCCGACGCGGCACAATCTCGTGTACCACCCGATCGCCGACGGCTCCGTCGTGGACGCCCTCAACAGCCTCGCCGCATACGCGTTGGGCGCACACGAGGACGGGCCGGGCGCGCTGTCACCCCGGGTCTACTGGTGGCACCGGGGCGGCCTGACCTCGCTCACGGTCATCGACCACGACACCCGCACCTTCTCCCTGCGGCCGCCGCCGCTGCTGCTCGGCCTGATGAAGGGCCTGGTCCGCCTCGACCGCGCCGGCCGGCTCGCGACGAGCACCGTGGCCACGGCGCCCGACCTCGCCGAACTCGCCCACGCCACCGCCGAGTCGATAGCACACCTCGGCCAGGACCCGACGGGCCTGGGCGACGCCTTCGCCTCCGCCCTCGCACTCGCGCACGCCCGCTGCGCCACCGACCCGAAAGCGGCGCACGTCGGCACGTGGGACGCATGGGCCACCGCGGTCCAACTCGGTTCCGCCTTGTTCACCGGAGCCCAGCCGCAGGAGTGTCATCTGGGCGAGGGTTTCGTCCGGCAGTTGCCCGCCACGCCCGCCGAGCCTCCCGCGGACGCCCGCGCCTGGCTCGATGCCCTCTACCTCGCGGCCGTGTGCCGCCAGAAGGACCGGATCGGCCGGCTGTGCGAGGTGCCGCTGGAGACGCTGCGACAGGACGACTCCGTCGACGAGTACGTCCTGCACTGGATCGACACCCTGCAGACCTACTTCTCCGGCCGGTCCATGGACGACGTCGTGGAGAAGCTGCTCGCCACCATGGAGAGCTCCATGCCCGACGCTCTGACCCACGCGCCGAAAGACTTCGTGAACCGGATCGACTACCAGCCGATCGCGCTCTTCCACCGCCTCATCGCGCGCGACCACGACACCTTCGCCAAGACACTGGCGGAAGCCCTCGCGGAGCACGCCGGTTACTGGGGCGAATCGCCCGCCCCGCGCGCCCGGGTGGCACTCGGACCACTCGCGATGGCGAGCCTCGCCTACGACTACGAGTTCCCCGTCGACACGACGCAGCCGTATCTGCCCATGTATCTGCTCAACCGCGAGCGGATCGAGGTGATCCCCTGACGAGGAACGGCCCGCGTCCGTCTGTCCGCTCCGTGCCGCCGTCCTTCTCCCTCCCCGGCGATCAGGGCTGTGCGCCGCGGAGGGAGAACGGCGGATCGATCAGCGAGGGCAGGTGGTGACGCCTGGGCGCCAGGGGCAGGAGGCGGCGGCCGTCACCGGGGCAGGCCCCAGGCCGGGCCCGGCTCGCTGAGGGTGACGGGGGCGATGACGAGATCGGGCCGGGAGCCGGAGTGGACCAGTACTTCGCGGCCTCGGGGCAGATCGATGGCGAGGGTGCCGTCGCCCAGGTCCTCGGTGTGGGCGGGGGTGTCGTCGTCCAACAGGGCGGTGAGGGTCCCGCCGAGCCCGTGCCGGAGCCTGAGAGGCTCGCCCGCCAGGCTCCTGATCCGGACGAAGCGGGTCGCCCCCGCCTTTCTGACGGCACTGACCAGAAAGGCGCCCTGGGTTCGGAAGTTGTGCAGGGTGACATCCGCCCAGGCGGACGGGACGGCCGGGAAGACGCGGATCACGCCGCCCCAGTTCTGGCAGAACATGTCGTGCAGGGACTGCGAGGCGGACAAGGGCGTCTCGATGACCGGACCGGCCTCGGTGTAGTGGGTGTTGGCGCGGCAGGGGAAGCGGGTGGTGGGGTCGAAGAACTTGCGCAGATAGGTGATCGCGGTGTCACCGTCGCCGGTCATCGCGTACATCGAGGCGGCTCCGGTGTAGCTGTAGCCCCGGTGGGCTCCGGTCAGCGCGTGCCAGCGGGCCACCGACTTCGCGATCAGGTCGCGGCTCTCGGGCTGGTCCCAGTTGACGAGGTACAGCGGGTACACCATCAGCAGGTGCGAGTAGTGCCGGTGGGACTGCGCGTACGGGGTGTCTGCGCCGATCATGAAGCCGTTCTCGTCGACCGGGTACGGCGTGAGCCTGGCCAGCACCTCCTGCCAGCGCGGAATCAACTCGTCGTCGATGCCCAGCAGTCGGGCCGACTCGATGAGTGTCCGGCAGCCCCAGCGGATCAGCGCCAGATCGTAGTTGGTGTCCTGCGGCGGCACGACGGGGTATTCCGGTGACAGCGTGCTCGGCAGGTGGAGCTTGCCGTCGCTTCCCGGAGTCAGGAAGTGCAGGTAGTAGTTGATCGCCCGGCGGAGCACCGGGAAGATCGTGTCGCGCAGCAGAGCCTCGTCCATGGAGTGCCGGTAGGACAGCCACACGTTGTGCAGCGCCCAGGTGAGGTCACCGGTCTCGGCGCCGGTGCCCGGCCGGCCCACCCCGCGGTCGGCGAACATGTCGGAGCTGCGGCCGATGCCGGAGCTGTCCGCGCGGTAGGCCTCGGGCACGTTGGCGGTGAGCTGCTCCTGGTTCTGCCGAAGGGTGGTGGCGAGCGCGTCGAGCTCCGGGTGGTTGAAGCCATGGATGAGCCAGTACTCCAGCTGGACGTTGAGGTTCCACCAGACCGCGGGCCAGGGCGTGGGCTCCAGCCACGGCCCGGAGGTGGCCATGACGGGGCCGCCCGCGCGGCTGGCGGAGGCGACCTTGTAGAGCTGGATCCAGTGGAAACTCTGCAACCGCTGGTCGGGGAACGAGACGAAGCTCTTCCGGTAGAAGCCGTGCCACCAGCGGATGTGCCGTCGCCGGAGGGTCCCGTACGACGTCGCGTGCCGGAGGTTGCGCAGGGAGGCGGCCTCGGCGGCGGTGTCCGAAGGGAAGCTGTGTCCGACGCCGAGCAGCAGATCATCGCCGGTGC is a genomic window of Streptomyces griseochromogenes containing:
- a CDS encoding immunity 49 family protein; this encodes MTSHDTPDSGLPMLTSAQASHLRALAAPYAQDGHHHSLHDLAHMCRKVPEEQWPGLVAAHFARLRQASKGGESAEELLRDVHARLLPVESLTPELANALRYARVVADGLVFAYALDAPTSVRILTDDDVERAGIEELGRAAYANLMRVPVQHDEVVVEEGAMLHSLYGDSPFVAGKALFLSEAARQAVGEPLPDAGALVVVPTRHNLVYHPIADGSVVDALNSLAAYALGAHEDGPGALSPRVYWWHRGGLTSLTVIDHDTRTFSLRPPPLLLGLMKGLVRLDRAGRLATSTVATAPDLAELAHATAESIAHLGQDPTGLGDAFASALALAHARCATDPKAAHVGTWDAWATAVQLGSALFTGAQPQECHLGEGFVRQLPATPAEPPADARAWLDALYLAAVCRQKDRIGRLCEVPLETLRQDDSVDEYVLHWIDTLQTYFSGRSMDDVVEKLLATMESSMPDALTHAPKDFVNRIDYQPIALFHRLIARDHDTFAKTLAEALAEHAGYWGESPAPRARVALGPLAMASLAYDYEFPVDTTQPYLPMYLLNRERIEVIP
- a CDS encoding glycosyl hydrolase family 95 catalytic domain-containing protein, whose amino-acid sequence is MTSQPGKRSPMPRRVVLGTALGGAAAAALSGTAHAEQSAQALPSDGAGPAAEGGRHPWRLRDTMTGDGAWERFLRGQDLRWARLPALWHEGPFLGDGLLGSMIYQEPGAHQIRFTVQHGRVQDHRPEFGSGWGTCRLPVGHLTLEPVGTITAVDWRLSLWNAELAGTVTTTAGTLTLSALIHDEVLAVRARAGGAERVVWTFRPEDAVSPRRISEAPPSGYTANPPWTTKTAADGTEQVLQPLTGGGQTATAYRRTGDDLLLGVGHSFPSDTAAEAASLRNLRHATSYGTLRRRHIRWWHGFYRKSFVSFPDQRLQSFHWIQLYKVASASRAGGPVMATSGPWLEPTPWPAVWWNLNVQLEYWLIHGFNHPELDALATTLRQNQEQLTANVPEAYRADSSGIGRSSDMFADRGVGRPGTGAETGDLTWALHNVWLSYRHSMDEALLRDTIFPVLRRAINYYLHFLTPGSDGKLHLPSTLSPEYPVVPPQDTNYDLALIRWGCRTLIESARLLGIDDELIPRWQEVLARLTPYPVDENGFMIGADTPYAQSHRHYSHLLMVYPLYLVNWDQPESRDLIAKSVARWHALTGAHRGYSYTGAASMYAMTGDGDTAITYLRKFFDPTTRFPCRANTHYTEAGPVIETPLSASQSLHDMFCQNWGGVIRVFPAVPSAWADVTLHNFRTQGAFLVSAVRKAGATRFVRIRSLAGEPLRLRHGLGGTLTALLDDDTPAHTEDLGDGTLAIDLPRGREVLVHSGSRPDLVIAPVTLSEPGPAWGLPR